TCCTGACGCCCGTGTTCGCCGCCCTCCTGCTGTCCGACGAGCGCCTGTCGGCTCGGGGCGCTGGCGGGATGGCGCTCGGTCTGCTCGGCGTCGTCCTCGTGGTCGATCCCGACCCGGCGACGCTACTCGCCGGCGGGTTCGGCAAACTCCTCATCCTCGCCGGGGCCGCCAGCGGCGCGCTCGGGACGGTGCTCGTCCGTCGAGCGGACGCCACGCTCTCCAGCACGGCCCGAACCGCGTGGGGACTCCCGCTGGCCGCGGCGCTCACCCACGGGCTGAGTCTGGCGACCGGCGAGTCCGCGTCCGCGGTCGTCTGGTCGGGCGAGGCGCTGCTCGCGCTCGGATACGTCGGGGTCTTCGCCGGCGCGATCGCCTACATCGTCTACTTCAGTCTCATCGACACTGCGGGCGCCATCAAGGCCAACCTGATCTTCTACGTCGTCCCGGCCGTCGCGACGGTCGGCGGCTGGACGCTCCTGGGCGAGACGATCTCGGCGCTGACCGTCGCCGGCTTCCTGACGATCTTCGCCGGGTTCGCACTGATGGGCAGCGAGTCTATCGCCACCTGGTGGGGATCCGTCAGACCTGCGTCCGCCGGCGGCGACAGCGAGTCGGTATCGTACCCCTCGCGCGCGGACTGATATGCGGTATGACCGCACGACTGCATCGGTCGTCCCGGTAAATCGGGACAACGATCCGTATCAGACCCGGGAGCCACCGAGCGCCTGAAGTGAGTGGAGACCCTGACTGCGATTGATGAGTGACACCGGGAGTCCGCTGTCTCCGGATCGACCGGACGTGGACCGGGCGTTCGAAGTCGATGCGCCGTTCGAGCCGGCGGGCGACCAGCCCGAGGCGATCAAACGACTCGCCGAGGGTTTCCGGCAGGGTATGGACAAACAGACGCTGCTGGGCGTGACCGGCTCCGGCAAGACCAACACCGTCTCGTGGGTCATCGAGGAGATCCAGCAGCCGACGCTGGTCATCGCCCACAACAAGACGCTGGCGGCCCAGCTCTACGAGGAGTTCAGGGAACTGTTCCCGAACAACGCCGTCGAGTATTTCGTCTCCTATTACGATTACTACCAGCCCGAAGCCTACGTCGAGCAGACCGACAAGTACATCGAGAAAGACGCCTCGATCAACGAGGAGATCGATCGCCTTCGCCACTCGGCGACCCGGTCGCTTCTGACCCGCGAGGACGTCATCGTCGTCGCGTCGGTGTCGGCCATCTACGGCCTGGGCGATCCCCGGAACTACGTCGACATGTCGCTGCGACTCGAGCGCGGCCAGCGCATCGACCGCGACGAGTTGCTCGGTCGGCTGGTCGATCTCAACTACGAGCGCAACGACGTCGACTTCACGCAGGGGACCTTCCGGGTGCGCGGTGACACCGTCGAGATCTACCCGATGTACGGCCGGTATGCCGTCCGCGTCGAGCTGTGGGGCGACGAGATCGACCGCCTCGTGAAGATCGATCCGCTGGAGGGCGAGATCAAAAGCGAGGAACCGGCCGTGCTGGTCCACCCCGCGGAACACTACTCGATCCCCGAACAGCGCCTCCAGCGGGCCATCGACGAGATCGAACAGCTGATGGAGCAACGCGTCTCCTACTTCGAACGGCAGGGCGATCTCGTGGCCGCCCAGCGGATCGAAGAGCGGACGACCTTCGATCTGGAGATGCTCAAAGAGACGGGGTACTGCTCGGGCATCGAGAACTACTCGGTCCACCTCTCGGACAGGGAGTCCGGCGAAGCGCCCTACACCCTGCTCGATTACTTCCCCGATGACTTCCTGACCGTCATCGACGAGTCACACCAGACGATACCCCAGATCCGCGGCCAGTACGAGGGCGACAAGTCACGCAAGGACTCGCTGGTCGAGAACGGCTTTCGGCTGCCGACCGCCTACGACAATCGGCCGCTGACATTTGAAGAGTTCGAGGAGAAGACCGACCGGACGCTGTACGTCAGCGCGACCCCGGGCGACTACGAGCGCGAGGTCAGCGACCGGATCGTCGAGCAGATCGTCCGCCCGACCCATCTGGTCGATCCCGAGATCGAGGTCAGCCCGGCACAGAGTCAGGTCGAGGACCTGCTGAATCGGATCGACGACCGGGTCGAGCAGGA
This window of the Halapricum desulfuricans genome carries:
- a CDS encoding DMT family transporter, producing the protein MVGRRTLALFAAASLLFGGTFVAAKAGLAYFPPVLFVAFRFDIAAIVLVAFAVATIPRSELVPRTRGDLLGIVATGGLVIGLANALLFVGQQSATSAVGAIVFGLNPILTPVFAALLLSDERLSARGAGGMALGLLGVVLVVDPDPATLLAGGFGKLLILAGAASGALGTVLVRRADATLSSTARTAWGLPLAAALTHGLSLATGESASAVVWSGEALLALGYVGVFAGAIAYIVYFSLIDTAGAIKANLIFYVVPAVATVGGWTLLGETISALTVAGFLTIFAGFALMGSESIATWWGSVRPASAGGDSESVSYPSRAD
- the uvrB gene encoding excinuclease ABC subunit UvrB; the encoded protein is MSDTGSPLSPDRPDVDRAFEVDAPFEPAGDQPEAIKRLAEGFRQGMDKQTLLGVTGSGKTNTVSWVIEEIQQPTLVIAHNKTLAAQLYEEFRELFPNNAVEYFVSYYDYYQPEAYVEQTDKYIEKDASINEEIDRLRHSATRSLLTREDVIVVASVSAIYGLGDPRNYVDMSLRLERGQRIDRDELLGRLVDLNYERNDVDFTQGTFRVRGDTVEIYPMYGRYAVRVELWGDEIDRLVKIDPLEGEIKSEEPAVLVHPAEHYSIPEQRLQRAIDEIEQLMEQRVSYFERQGDLVAAQRIEERTTFDLEMLKETGYCSGIENYSVHLSDRESGEAPYTLLDYFPDDFLTVIDESHQTIPQIRGQYEGDKSRKDSLVENGFRLPTAYDNRPLTFEEFEEKTDRTLYVSATPGDYEREVSDRIVEQIVRPTHLVDPEIEVSPAQSQVEDLLNRIDDRVEQDERVLVTTLTKRMAEDLTEYLEEAGVAVEYMHDETDTLERHELVRGLRAGEFDVLVGINLLREGLDIPEVSLVAILDADQEGFLRSETTLVQTMGRAARNVNGQVVLYADDPSDAMESAIEETRRRRRIQREYNEQHGFEPTTIDKEIGETNLPGSKTDTGDAAGMDPDDADEAARLIEDLEERMEAAADNLEFELAADIRDRIRELRETYDLDGEEEGVVPEPGPGER